TCTCAACACGCCTATAACTTGCTCTCTTAAAAGTTGAAACCCTCGACCGCACTGCTCATAGATAAGGAGCCACTATTTTTATTGTCTGCGGGCGGGTTTTTTCTAAGCctgcctgttttttttttctcttcactGAAGCCTGAAGATCTTGGGTTGATTCTGATTTGATATACTTTCGATCCTTGTCTACTGTTGTTCTCCCAACCGGGTTCCTTCCCTTTTTCACTGTTACTTCGCTTCAAATGGATTTGCAGATAGTGGAAGCTTGATAATATGTTTTTTGGGTGATTCCCTAGCATGACAAGATGCTTTCTTTAAGGTTAGTTTTTTTGCACATGATTTTTCTTGCTGGTCCCGAGTCTctttaattgtttgtttttccATCTGGGTTATTTGTGTTTCTTAATTTATACATGGATTTTGTGAGGAATTGTTGTTTTTGTGCTTCAATTGTATGTTTCAATTTCTGGGTGTGTTGCAAGTGTTGGTCTTTACACTAGCTTTTCTTTGAAATGCCTTTACTTGTTACTCAACTGCTTGTTTCTTCGTCTTATTTAGTTATTCTGTGCTTATTTTGTAATTGTGTTTGTGAGATTCTTTGTAGTGTTTCAAATTACCGTCgagttttgttgatgtgttatTCTTTTGCAATACAGAAACTTCTGGAGAAGGCATAGGAGGAAGATTCTGGTTACAGCTGGTGTTGTTGGAGGTGGGTACTTCCTGTATAAACTATACAGTGATTATGGCCGTAGGGTTGCTGATCTTGAGAAACAGCTGGAGCGTCAAAGGATAAATGATGAACTCATTAAGGCCCAGTTAAGAGAAATATTagattttctagtttttgttatgTGGGTATCTTGAATTGTGTTTTAGAGAATTTTGCACTTATTCTGTTGCCATGCTTTCTGTTTTTGACGGCTAATCGCAGACTGCAAGCTCATTTCGAAAACGTACAAAGGATAGCTGAGACCGCTACATTGCCTCATGCAATACACTATTTGAGTAGTCGGATAGAGGAAGAATTGAACCTTTCAAATCTTACTGAGAGGTTACTGCAAGGGAAGGGTCAACCAAATACATTGTCATCTTCTGAGAAACTGGAGCTATGGGAGAGACTCAAAATATTGAGTATGAACCCATTACTTTTGCCTCTTGTTCTACATTTACTTGTAACTTTTAAACCATATAATGACTAGGTTATCGCATTGGGAAATACTTTATGTTTCGAGGCTGACTTGGTTTCTTCAGGTTTCACAAGAATGGTGGTGTCACTATGGGCAGTGACAATGCTTAGCTTATATGTAAGAATTCAAGTTAACATTCTtggaagacatatatatattgatactGCACGTGGTCTTGGAAGCTCTTATTCACTTGTAAGTGCTCGTAGTTGTATGTCCTAGGGGGATATTTTCATTCCTTGAATACTCTTTCCATTCGTTTCTGTATCGCAAAAATTAGGACTGGAACCCCTTTTTACCTTTCAATTACTAATGGCTATTCGTTGCAGGTGCTGTGTAAGCGGTTGTTTTTATTCCAGTTGGACATCTTTACTTACTATGCTTTTGCATTTTCTATCTATTTAGTCTGGTTGAGTCGGTTTACATTTTATTTAGCTACTTGGTTATGTTTACATTTTATTTAGCCACATAGTGGTTGATATACTTTCCTCCTCTTCTGATGTTGAAAAAGATATAGAGGTTGAAGGGGTGCTAGAGATTCTTAGATGTAATTTTAAGGAAAGCTTCACTTATCCTTTTTGTGATGACAAATGTTATGTTTGCTGCTTCTTTCAGCATTTTCATGACACATAAAATCTTTTCCATGATCTCTTAAATATTGGAAAGTCATGGAAAAGTTCTCTTTACCTTGCCTTCCATGTCTTCAAAATTACTTTCCCTTggtcaatttttttgtttccttggaTATTTTTAAGTGGATTATCATCTTGACCTTATCATTGCAATTGTGCCTTGACGgaggataaagttttttgagctaatattttgtttttctagtTATATTCATAGTAGGCACATCTGTAAGCTCGTGTAAATTTCTTCAGTGTGCCCTTATGGATCTTTTCACTTCCCTAAAATTTGCCCTTTATTCCCATTTGTAGGAGGATGCTGATTTCATTGACAGGGACAGTGAGCAAAATTTTTTGGCCAGTGCTGATTTTCTAGCTAGTAGTGGCGTACCGTTATTCATTTCTAATATGCAGGCCGTGGTGGCTGAAGTTCTCAAGGAGTAAGTTCTCCCTCTATCTTTAAAACATTCACGTGTTATTCGCATCATTCATTTTTCTTCTTACTGCCAAATCAAGAATAGATTTTTTCTAAATTAAATCTAAAAGAGGGAAAGTAAGACAGGATAAAGGTTTTGGACAGTTTGTTGAGAAGCATGCTGCAGCAGTCATAGGTTTGTGCTGCTAGTTTGGTGCTTGCATATGATTCACCCATAGTTTCGATCCAAGGTTGTTTTCCTAAATAGTGGATTTTGTATTTATCTTTTGGCTATGCTTATTATTTGGAGCATTGTAATGTTGAAAGTGCTCTTCCATTTCCAGAAGAATAAAATATCAGCACTCATAAatactctctccctctctctctctctgtatgtGTGGGTGTGTGTTGTGTGCATTTTAAGATCATCTTTGCTAGATCCTTTATTCTTCAGAACAACCTTCAAGCAGGGTTCCGAGCTGAAGCTAATACGGCAATACCAACATGTGTTTGtagtattttttgaaataaaaataatgagatTTAGGCACTTAGTGTCCAAGCAAAAGCTATGCTGCTGCAAGTAGTGTGGGATTATTTATTAAACACATTCATTGCAGGTTTTCTTAGTGTGTTTACAAATTATAATGTGCAGAAAACAGTTGAGGGATGTCATCAACACTACTGGGCTTCATGAGACTGTCTCCCAGATACTTGACATTTTCATGAGCGCTGGAAGTCCCCATCACTGGATAGAATACTTGATGCCTGAGGATGCTAGGTTTTCCAAACTAGCAAAAACTCCAAGCAATGACGACACAGTTCCTTCTGATTTGACCAAATTCGATCAACTCATGACGGAGACCCGGGATGTATTATCCAGGTATGATGATGAAACTCGCCAAGAAAAGGCAATTTTTAGTTCTTTTCTGatgaaacaattttcaattgcTGTTATAAAAAACCACGCGGTATGACAATCACTTGCATCTGACTATGGCTTGgaagtgtttttatttttgatgttaAAGACAGGTTTTCTTGCCTTGGTCAACTCCATTTAAATTACTCATTTATGTTCTGCTGCAGCGCCGAGTTTGGAGATATTGTTGAGATATCACTTAAAGCAGTTGTGGGTGCACTGATGGAGGATATCGCGGTTCAATCTGGAGACAGCCTAACATCTGGGATGCCCCTGGCAAGGCTTCTGCCAAGGGTTATACAGGTGGCTCCATCATTGGTTGATGAGCCAAGAAAAAGCCGGTTCATCCAGATCATCCAAACCGTACCCGACGTTGAACTTTTCTTCACTCTCCTCTATGCAAATGCTCCAAATCCGTAGACTAGGAACCCTGCTTTGTTGCCTCATTGATATTTCCAGTTCACAGGAAGTGTAAAACAGAATTTGAATGGcagtaggtttagggtttgCAAGTTCctgtttttattgttttcttgatgactaaattgtaataatataGTATTCCCCCTTTTACTCCTATGAAAAGGATCAGAAAATGGAGGATTCATCTG
This DNA window, taken from Tripterygium wilfordii isolate XIE 37 chromosome 20, ASM1340144v1, whole genome shotgun sequence, encodes the following:
- the LOC119986466 gene encoding peroxisome biogenesis protein 3-1-like; translation: MLSLRNFWRRHRRKILVTAGVVGGGYFLYKLYSDYGRRVADLEKQLERQRINDELIKAQLQAHFENVQRIAETATLPHAIHYLSSRIEEELNLSNLTERLLQGKGQPNTLSSSEKLELWERLKILSFTRMVVSLWAVTMLSLYVRIQVNILGRHIYIDTARGLGSSYSLEDADFIDRDSEQNFLASADFLASSGVPLFISNMQAVVAEVLKEKQLRDVINTTGLHETVSQILDIFMSAGSPHHWIEYLMPEDARFSKLAKTPSNDDTVPSDLTKFDQLMTETRDVLSSAEFGDIVEISLKAVVGALMEDIAVQSGDSLTSGMPLARLLPRVIQVAPSLVDEPRKSRFIQIIQTVPDVELFFTLLYANAPNP